From Blattabacterium cuenoti, the proteins below share one genomic window:
- the yihA gene encoding ribosome biogenesis GTP-binding protein YihA/YsxC, with protein MKIYSVEFKGSKVNINQCLFSSFPEYAFAGRSNVGKSSLINFLTNRKKIAIVSSLPGRTKYIHPFLINKKWYLIDLPGYGFTFHHTRKKNLIIDYIYKRNNLLCLFLLIDCRFLLQEIDLYFIRKLQMYKIRFCIVFTKIDKLNKNILNKNINSCKKKIEEEFFLNIEYFQVSVTKKYGRKSILQYIKNILFSYKEKLRIPNS; from the coding sequence GTGAAAATTTATTCTGTAGAATTTAAAGGAAGTAAGGTTAACATCAATCAATGTTTATTTTCTAGTTTTCCTGAATATGCTTTTGCCGGACGTTCTAATGTTGGAAAATCTAGTTTAATTAATTTTCTTACCAATCGAAAGAAAATAGCGATAGTCTCTTCCTTACCTGGAAGAACAAAGTATATTCATCCTTTTTTAATTAATAAAAAATGGTATTTAATTGATCTACCTGGATACGGATTTACTTTTCATCATACAAGAAAAAAGAACTTAATTATAGATTATATATACAAGAGAAATAATTTACTTTGTTTATTTTTGTTGATAGATTGTAGGTTTCTTTTGCAAGAAATAGACTTATATTTTATACGAAAATTACAAATGTATAAAATAAGATTCTGTATTGTTTTCACAAAAATAGATAAATTAAATAAAAACATTTTAAATAAAAATATAAACTCCTGTAAAAAAAAAATAGAGGAAGAATTTTTTTTGAATATTGAATATTTTCAAGTGTCGGTAACAAAAAAATATGGAAGAAAGAGTATTTTGCAATATATTAAAAATATTCTTTTTTCTTATAAAGAAAAACTAAGAATTCCCAATTCATAA
- a CDS encoding alpha/beta fold hydrolase, translating to MFIKKFSYVRRGSGHPLILLHGLMGKLSNFNALLDFFPKKGYQVIIPRLPLYKMPLLLTNIYSLSKYVINLLIEIEIEKATLIGNSLGGHIALIIAKNRMDLVHSIVLTGSSGLFERAFGDAIPKRENYEYIRKKSQEVFYDPRIATKELVDEVFHIVNDKKKGIKTLYIAKSSMKYNMSKDLSVIRQPICLIWGRQDHVTPPEVAKEFHRLLPHSELYWIDKCGHVPMMEHPKRFINILEKWLSKFDFNRENLFCRI from the coding sequence ATGTTTATAAAGAAATTTTCTTATGTGAGAAGAGGTTCAGGGCATCCATTAATATTACTTCATGGTTTAATGGGGAAATTAAGTAATTTTAATGCTCTTCTAGATTTTTTTCCAAAAAAAGGATATCAAGTTATAATACCTAGATTACCTCTTTATAAGATGCCTTTGTTACTTACAAATATTTATAGTTTATCTAAATATGTTATTAATCTATTAATAGAAATAGAAATAGAAAAGGCTACCTTAATAGGTAATTCACTTGGTGGACATATAGCTTTGATTATAGCTAAAAACAGGATGGATTTAGTACATTCAATTGTACTTACAGGAAGTTCAGGTTTATTTGAAAGAGCTTTTGGAGATGCTATTCCAAAAAGGGAAAATTATGAATATATTAGAAAAAAATCTCAAGAAGTATTTTATGATCCTAGAATAGCAACCAAAGAATTAGTAGATGAAGTTTTTCATATTGTAAATGATAAAAAAAAGGGAATAAAAACTTTATATATAGCAAAAAGTTCTATGAAATATAATATGTCTAAAGATTTATCTGTTATTCGACAACCTATTTGTTTAATTTGGGGGAGGCAAGATCATGTTACTCCACCAGAAGTAGCTAAAGAATTTCACAGATTATTGCCTCATTCAGAGTTATATTGGATAGATAAATGTGGACATGTACCCATGATGGAACATCCAAAAAGATTTATAAACATTCTAGAAAAATGGCTATCAAAATTTGATTTTAATCGTGAAAATTTATTCTGTAGAATTTAA
- a CDS encoding ribonuclease III domain-containing protein, with amino-acid sequence MSSEDTTFKKREFSILVSRLEKILGFLPKNKKLLKDVFIYSFYHTKKKTLNKNYFLDFQRLEFLGDAVLNSIISHFLCEKFPEKKEGELTKVRSQIVCRRKLNEISKKMTLTEVIFQKNQSIISDNILGNTLEALIGYIYLEIGYKGCQKFVYNKILNYHVNISKLQKEIFSYKVWVIEWSQKNKFILKFNTFRDEKKTKNEEENKHLITYFSEMTIYQYGIKTIGRGLSKKNSEEMAAKNAYFIIQKKSKKNTEL; translated from the coding sequence ATGTCATCTGAAGATACTACTTTTAAAAAAAGAGAATTTTCTATTTTAGTTAGTAGATTAGAAAAAATATTGGGTTTTTTACCAAAAAATAAAAAACTTTTAAAAGATGTATTCATTTATAGTTTTTATCATACAAAAAAAAAAACTTTGAATAAAAACTATTTTTTAGATTTTCAAAGATTAGAGTTTTTAGGAGATGCAGTATTAAACTCTATTATTTCACATTTTTTATGTGAAAAATTTCCAGAAAAAAAAGAAGGAGAATTAACTAAAGTTAGATCTCAAATAGTTTGTAGGAGAAAACTAAATGAAATATCTAAAAAGATGACTCTTACGGAAGTTATTTTTCAAAAAAATCAATCTATTATATCTGATAATATATTGGGTAATACTTTAGAAGCTTTAATAGGTTATATTTATTTAGAAATAGGATATAAAGGTTGTCAAAAGTTTGTGTATAACAAAATATTAAATTATCATGTGAATATTTCAAAATTGCAAAAGGAAATTTTTAGTTATAAAGTATGGGTGATAGAATGGTCTCAGAAAAATAAATTTATTTTAAAATTCAATACTTTTAGGGATGAAAAAAAAACTAAAAATGAAGAAGAGAATAAACATCTTATTACTTATTTTTCTGAAATGACCATATACCAATATGGTATAAAAACAATAGGAAGAGGTCTTTCAAAAAAAAATTCAGAAGAGATGGCTGCTAAAAATGCCTATTTCATTATCCAAAAAAAAAGTAAAAAAAATACTGAATTATAA
- the fabF gene encoding beta-ketoacyl-ACP synthase II, which translates to MNKLLNRVVITGIGSITPIGNNVEKFWNSLKNGNNGVGPITYFDTKKHKTKFACELKNYDPNVFFNKKDKKKIDPCAQYGIVASYEAIENSGIIFSKEKRERIGVIWGSGIGGLLNLEKSISDYVNSGEKPRFSPFFIPKMLIDITAGFISMNYGLHGPNYATVSACASSSNAIVDAYHLICLGKADVMVTGGSEAPITKSGVGGFNALHALSTRNEDYRTASRPFDKNRDGFVLGEGAGCLVLEEYKHAKKRGAYIYAEIGGVGMSGDAYHITTPHPEGKGVVIAMKTALKDAGIKYNEVDHINAHGTSTILGDLAEMKAIQEVFKEKTYDISINSTKSMTGHLLGAAGAIEAIASILPLSKGLIPPTINLFQVDKKIDQRISFTPNKAIKREINISICNTFGFGGHNVCLLFKKIDVI; encoded by the coding sequence ATGAATAAATTATTAAATAGAGTAGTAATTACTGGAATTGGTTCAATTACTCCAATAGGTAATAATGTAGAAAAATTTTGGAATTCTCTTAAAAATGGAAATAATGGGGTTGGTCCTATTACTTATTTTGATACTAAAAAACATAAAACAAAATTTGCTTGTGAATTAAAGAATTATGATCCAAATGTTTTTTTTAATAAGAAAGATAAAAAAAAAATAGATCCTTGTGCACAGTATGGTATTGTGGCTTCTTACGAAGCTATAGAAAATAGTGGAATAATTTTTTCTAAAGAAAAAAGAGAACGTATTGGAGTTATATGGGGTTCTGGAATTGGTGGATTATTAAATTTAGAAAAATCTATATCAGATTATGTAAATAGTGGAGAAAAACCTAGATTTAGTCCTTTTTTTATTCCTAAAATGCTTATAGATATTACTGCAGGTTTTATATCTATGAATTATGGACTTCATGGACCGAATTACGCTACTGTATCCGCTTGTGCTTCTTCATCTAACGCAATAGTAGATGCATATCATTTAATATGTTTAGGAAAAGCTGATGTTATGGTAACTGGGGGTTCTGAAGCCCCTATAACAAAAAGTGGAGTTGGAGGATTTAATGCATTACATGCTTTATCAACTAGAAATGAAGATTACAGAACAGCATCACGTCCTTTTGACAAGAATAGGGATGGTTTTGTATTAGGAGAAGGAGCTGGATGTCTTGTACTTGAGGAATACAAACATGCAAAAAAAAGAGGAGCATATATTTATGCAGAAATAGGAGGAGTAGGAATGTCTGGTGATGCTTATCATATTACAACACCACATCCGGAAGGAAAAGGTGTTGTCATTGCTATGAAAACAGCCCTAAAAGATGCAGGGATAAAATATAACGAAGTAGACCATATAAATGCTCATGGGACTTCTACTATTTTAGGTGATTTAGCTGAAATGAAAGCCATTCAAGAAGTTTTTAAAGAAAAAACATACGATATCTCCATTAATTCTACAAAGTCTATGACTGGGCATTTATTAGGAGCTGCAGGGGCTATAGAAGCTATTGCATCAATACTTCCTTTAAGTAAAGGATTGATTCCTCCAACTATTAACTTGTTTCAAGTGGATAAAAAAATAGATCAAAGAATTAGTTTTACTCCAAATAAGGCAATAAAAAGAGAAATTAATATTAGTATATGTAATACTTTTGGTTTTGGAGGACATAATGTTTGTCTTTTATTTAAAAAAATAGATGTCATCTGA
- a CDS encoding acyl carrier protein, translating into MSDLASRVKALIIEKLSVEEKDIHLTSSFTNDLGADSLDIVELIMEFEKEFNISISDEKAEKITTVSESIQAIEDLLNEKNKQK; encoded by the coding sequence ATGTCTGATCTTGCATCAAGAGTTAAAGCACTAATCATCGAAAAATTGAGTGTTGAAGAAAAAGATATTCATTTAACCTCTAGTTTTACTAATGATTTAGGTGCAGATTCGTTAGATATTGTGGAACTAATTATGGAATTTGAAAAAGAATTTAATATTAGTATTTCTGATGAAAAAGCAGAAAAAATTACCACTGTAAGTGAATCTATACAGGCTATAGAAGATCTTTTAAATGAAAAAAACAAACAAAAATAA
- a CDS encoding phosphoenolpyruvate carboxykinase (ATP), translating into MSSLFLENYGILNSSNKNQLTPEELQNIVIKNGMGLETSSGVLTVKTGTFTGRSPKDRYIVRDFITEKKVWWDEKFNQSFDPKKFDKLYQKIVKYLSGKEIYVREGYLCSDKRYQLNIRSISEYPWSDLFVHNLFFRIFNNNQKQKISPDWLLFCIPGFQADPKTDGTRKENFSILNFEKKIVLIGGSGYTGEIKKSFFSVLNFILPTYKNVFPMHCAANIGFSKKDIALFFGLSGTGKTTLSNDYNRRLIGDDEHGWTSDNIIFNFEGGCYAKILGITKEQEPMIYKAIKKGAMLENVVFKKGTNEVDFFNDSITQNMRMSYPIDFIENIEKKSISSNIKNIFFLTYDAFGVLPPISKLNKEQSAYYFLLGYTSKVAGTELDIKEPMATFSSCFGAPFMPLHPVKYTKMLIEKLLNNPSINVWMLNTGLISEVGIGNIGIRIKLKYTRKLVQQALNGFFTKNCYDIYPIFNFQIPRSCPGVPSEMLNPKNIWKNKKMYQKQVENLVKKFIKHFSVYRKYADKKILSGEPKILFS; encoded by the coding sequence ATGAGTTCTCTTTTTTTAGAAAATTATGGAATTTTGAATTCTTCCAACAAGAATCAATTAACCCCCGAAGAATTGCAAAATATAGTGATAAAAAATGGTATGGGTTTGGAAACCAGTTCAGGAGTATTAACTGTGAAAACGGGAACATTTACTGGACGATCTCCTAAAGATCGATATATTGTAAGAGATTTTATTACAGAAAAAAAAGTTTGGTGGGATGAAAAATTTAATCAGTCTTTTGATCCAAAAAAATTTGACAAATTATATCAAAAAATAGTTAAATATCTATCTGGAAAAGAAATATATGTAAGAGAGGGTTATCTTTGTTCAGATAAACGTTATCAATTAAATATTCGTTCTATTAGTGAGTATCCTTGGTCTGATTTATTTGTGCACAATCTCTTTTTCAGAATATTTAATAATAACCAAAAACAAAAAATATCACCAGATTGGTTACTTTTTTGCATCCCAGGTTTTCAAGCTGATCCAAAAACGGATGGAACACGTAAAGAAAATTTTTCTATTTTAAATTTTGAAAAAAAAATAGTCCTGATAGGAGGATCAGGATATACAGGAGAAATAAAAAAATCTTTTTTTTCTGTTTTAAATTTTATACTTCCTACATATAAAAATGTATTTCCTATGCATTGTGCCGCAAATATTGGTTTTTCTAAGAAAGATATAGCTCTTTTTTTTGGATTATCCGGAACTGGAAAAACTACGTTATCTAACGATTATAATAGAAGATTAATAGGAGATGACGAACACGGATGGACTTCTGATAATATTATTTTCAATTTTGAAGGAGGTTGTTATGCAAAAATATTAGGGATAACTAAAGAACAAGAACCTATGATTTACAAAGCCATAAAAAAAGGAGCCATGTTAGAAAATGTAGTTTTCAAAAAAGGAACAAATGAAGTTGATTTTTTTAATGATTCTATCACACAAAATATGAGAATGAGTTATCCAATTGATTTTATAGAAAATATAGAAAAGAAATCTATATCTTCCAACATAAAAAACATTTTTTTTCTTACTTATGATGCTTTTGGGGTATTACCACCCATCTCTAAATTAAATAAAGAACAATCTGCTTATTATTTTTTATTAGGATATACTTCAAAAGTAGCTGGTACAGAATTAGATATAAAAGAACCTATGGCTACATTCTCTTCCTGTTTCGGAGCCCCATTCATGCCTTTACATCCCGTTAAATATACAAAAATGTTGATAGAAAAATTGTTAAATAATCCATCCATAAATGTATGGATGCTAAATACAGGATTAATATCAGAAGTAGGTATAGGTAATATAGGAATACGTATTAAATTAAAATATACAAGAAAACTCGTTCAACAAGCTTTAAATGGTTTTTTTACTAAAAATTGTTACGATATATATCCTATTTTTAATTTTCAAATACCTAGATCATGTCCAGGAGTCCCCTCAGAAATGTTAAATCCAAAAAATATATGGAAAAATAAAAAAATGTATCAAAAACAAGTAGAAAATCTTGTAAAAAAATTCATCAAACACTTTTCTGTATATAGAAAATATGCTGACAAAAAAATATTATCTGGAGAACCTAAAATATTATTTTCATAA
- the pdxA gene encoding 4-hydroxythreonine-4-phosphate dehydrogenase PdxA: MNYSKNKIIVGFSTGDLNGIGMEIFLKVCGNKRMLDFFTPILFGSYELCFFYKKILNIDINHITEIKNFKEIVDRKINVLNVWEENNIRFDLINLNKNSGKYPILSLKKASYALKKGEIDVLVTAPVNKKWMNDKHFSFFGHTEYLQKILDGEALMMMIHDSIKIALVTNHIPLKNVTHEINKKKIIKSIKILHKSLIVDFSIEKPKIAVLGCNPHSSDCGLIGDEEKKKIKPAIDCLFKEKGLLVFGPYPPDSFFGNQNYRNFDATLAMYHDQGLIPFKTLTFNEGVNFTAGLSRIRTSPDHGVAYDIAKKGIANENSFEEAIFHAIKIFKNRKEYMNIITDNH; the protein is encoded by the coding sequence ATGAATTATAGTAAAAATAAAATTATAGTAGGTTTTTCTACTGGAGATCTTAATGGAATAGGAATGGAAATTTTTTTAAAAGTATGTGGAAATAAAAGAATGTTAGATTTCTTTACTCCAATATTATTTGGTTCTTACGAATTATGTTTTTTTTACAAAAAAATCCTAAATATTGATATAAATCACATAACAGAAATAAAAAATTTTAAGGAAATTGTAGATCGAAAAATAAATGTATTAAATGTATGGGAGGAAAATAATATTAGATTTGATTTAATTAATCTTAACAAAAATTCAGGAAAATACCCTATTCTTTCTTTAAAAAAAGCATCATATGCTTTAAAAAAAGGAGAAATAGATGTTCTTGTTACTGCTCCTGTTAATAAAAAATGGATGAATGATAAGCATTTTTCTTTTTTTGGACATACGGAATATTTGCAAAAAATTTTAGATGGAGAAGCTTTAATGATGATGATTCATGATTCTATAAAAATAGCATTGGTTACTAACCATATACCATTAAAAAATGTTACTCATGAAATTAACAAAAAAAAGATTATAAAATCAATTAAAATTTTACATAAATCTTTAATAGTTGATTTTTCTATAGAAAAACCTAAAATTGCAGTTTTAGGATGCAATCCTCATTCAAGTGATTGTGGATTAATTGGAGATGAAGAAAAAAAAAAAATAAAACCAGCTATCGATTGTTTATTTAAAGAAAAAGGATTATTAGTCTTTGGTCCTTATCCTCCAGATAGTTTCTTCGGTAATCAAAACTACCGTAATTTTGATGCGACTTTAGCTATGTATCACGATCAAGGTTTAATACCTTTTAAAACATTAACCTTTAATGAAGGCGTTAATTTTACAGCAGGATTATCTCGTATACGTACATCACCAGATCATGGAGTTGCTTATGACATAGCTAAAAAAGGAATAGCTAATGAAAATTCTTTTGAAGAAGCTATTTTTCATGCTATTAAAATATTTAAAAACCGAAAAGAATATATGAATATTATTACAGATAATCATTAA
- a CDS encoding F0F1 ATP synthase subunit epsilon codes for MEVTIINLEKFLIKKEFVISIIAPGLNGYFQILENHITLISLLGKGILTLKKVDNIKFTISIKCGIMQVEKNIVFIIL; via the coding sequence ATGGAAGTAACAATTATTAATTTAGAAAAATTTTTAATAAAAAAAGAATTTGTTATTTCTATTATAGCTCCTGGATTAAATGGTTATTTTCAAATATTAGAAAATCATATAACACTGATTTCTTTATTAGGAAAAGGTATTTTAACCTTGAAAAAGGTAGACAATATAAAATTTACAATTAGTATAAAATGTGGAATTATGCAAGTAGAAAAAAATATTGTATTTATTATTTTATAG